From a region of the Mercurialis annua linkage group LG1-X, ddMerAnnu1.2, whole genome shotgun sequence genome:
- the LOC126683329 gene encoding protein LURP-one-related 15-like has protein sequence MAGQPSYPVPAMTTYLPLERPVVVIGPQFLAQYPVDLKIATKLFSLGETSFGVTDVNGAVIFRVKSKMLSIRDRRHLLDTAGNKIATFQQKIMTAHRRWKVFRGESTNDQDLLFTVKKSSMLQFKTELDVCLASNTSENVPDFKIKGSWFERSCTIYLGQSNTIIAQMHRKHNISTIMFDADNFGVTVYPNVDYAFVVALVVILDEINADRSGQD, from the exons ATGGCAGGCCAACCCAGCTATCCGGTGCCGGCGATGACAACATATTTGCCTTTAGAACGGCCGGTGGTGGTGATCGGACCACAATTCTTGGCTCAATATCCGGTGGATCTTAAAATTGCCACCAAGCTTTTCTCTCTCGGTGAGACTAGTTTTGGCGTCACCGACGTTAACGGAGCTGTTATTTTTAGGGTGAAGAGTAAGATGTTGAGTATTCGTGATCGGCGTCATTTGCTTGACACCGCCGGTAACAAAATCGCCACCTTCCAACAAAAG attATGACTGCACATAGGAGATGGAAGGTTTTCAGAGGAGAAAGCACAAATGACCAAGATTTACTCTTCACTGTGAAAAAATCATCTATGCTCCAATTCAAGACTGAATTAGATGTGTGTTTAGCTTCTAACACATCAGAAAATGTTCCTGATTTCAAGATCAAAGGAAGCTGGTTCGAAAGATCTTGCACCATTTATCTTGGTCAATCCAATACCATAATTGCACAA ATGCATAGGAAACACAATATTTCAACTATAATGTTTGATGCGGATAATTTTGGTGTGACTGTGTACCCAAATGTTGATTATGCTTTTGTTGTGGCTCTGGTGGTGATTCTTGATGAGATCAATGCAGATCGTTCAGGCCAAGATTAG
- the LOC126677759 gene encoding protein LURP-one-related 15-like isoform X3: protein MAAEASNNEANRVAIISPRYCCTYPVNLAIMRKMITDGNFDVQDVNGTVIFTVDKILPTFVHQRKLILDPVGNTILTLRKKAVTAIDTWQVFRGESEELEDLIFTAKRHSLMDINTQLDVFLANNKNEQICDFKIKGTFLEESCDIYAGDKDSAPIIAKICF from the exons ATGGCAGCAGAAGCAAGTAATAATGAAGCTAACAGAGTTGCCATAATAAGCCCTAGATACTGCTGTACTTACCCTGTTAATTTGGCAATTATGAGGAAGATGATAACTGACGGCAACTTTGATGTTCAGGATGTCAACGGCACCGTCATTTTTACAGTTGACAAAATACTCCCAACTTTTGTCCATCAACGGAAGCTCATTCTTGATCCTGTCGGAAACACCATTCTCACTTTACGTAAAAAG GCAGTCACAGCAATTGACACTTGGCAGGTTTTTAGAGGAGAAAGCGAAGAGCTTGAAGATCTAATTTTCACTGCAAAAAGACATTCGTTAATGGACATCAACACTCAACTAGATGTGTTCTTAGCAAACAATAAAAATGAGCAAATTTGTGATTTTAAGATCAAAGGCACCTTTTTAGAAGAGTCTTGTGATATCTATGCTGGAGATAAAGACTCGGCTCCCATTATTGCTAAG ATTTGCTTCTAA
- the LOC126677759 gene encoding protein LURP-one-related 15-like isoform X1: MAAEASNNEANRVAIISPRYCCTYPVNLAIMRKMITDGNFDVQDVNGTVIFTVDKILPTFVHQRKLILDPVGNTILTLRKKAVTAIDTWQVFRGESEELEDLIFTAKRHSLMDINTQLDVFLANNKNEQICDFKIKGTFLEESCDIYAGDKDSAPIIAKMQKRPSAEILFFGKTNFMVRVNPNVDHAFIVALVVILDEMLVVNY, from the exons ATGGCAGCAGAAGCAAGTAATAATGAAGCTAACAGAGTTGCCATAATAAGCCCTAGATACTGCTGTACTTACCCTGTTAATTTGGCAATTATGAGGAAGATGATAACTGACGGCAACTTTGATGTTCAGGATGTCAACGGCACCGTCATTTTTACAGTTGACAAAATACTCCCAACTTTTGTCCATCAACGGAAGCTCATTCTTGATCCTGTCGGAAACACCATTCTCACTTTACGTAAAAAG GCAGTCACAGCAATTGACACTTGGCAGGTTTTTAGAGGAGAAAGCGAAGAGCTTGAAGATCTAATTTTCACTGCAAAAAGACATTCGTTAATGGACATCAACACTCAACTAGATGTGTTCTTAGCAAACAATAAAAATGAGCAAATTTGTGATTTTAAGATCAAAGGCACCTTTTTAGAAGAGTCTTGTGATATCTATGCTGGAGATAAAGACTCGGCTCCCATTATTGCTAAG ATGCAGAAGAGACCTTCggctgaaattttattttttggaaagACAAATTTCATGGTGAGAGTGAACCCCAATGTTGATCATGCATTCATTGTAGCTCTTGTTGTGATTCTGGATGAAATGTTAGTCGTGAATTACTAG
- the LOC126677759 gene encoding protein LURP-one-related 15-like isoform X2 produces MKDVNGTVIFTVDKILPTFVHQRKLILDPVGNTILTLRKKAVTAIDTWQVFRGESEELEDLIFTAKRHSLMDINTQLDVFLANNKNEQICDFKIKGTFLEESCDIYAGDKDSAPIIAKMQKRPSAEILFFGKTNFMVRVNPNVDHAFIVALVVILDEMLVVNY; encoded by the exons ATGAAG GATGTCAACGGCACCGTCATTTTTACAGTTGACAAAATACTCCCAACTTTTGTCCATCAACGGAAGCTCATTCTTGATCCTGTCGGAAACACCATTCTCACTTTACGTAAAAAG GCAGTCACAGCAATTGACACTTGGCAGGTTTTTAGAGGAGAAAGCGAAGAGCTTGAAGATCTAATTTTCACTGCAAAAAGACATTCGTTAATGGACATCAACACTCAACTAGATGTGTTCTTAGCAAACAATAAAAATGAGCAAATTTGTGATTTTAAGATCAAAGGCACCTTTTTAGAAGAGTCTTGTGATATCTATGCTGGAGATAAAGACTCGGCTCCCATTATTGCTAAG ATGCAGAAGAGACCTTCggctgaaattttattttttggaaagACAAATTTCATGGTGAGAGTGAACCCCAATGTTGATCATGCATTCATTGTAGCTCTTGTTGTGATTCTGGATGAAATGTTAGTCGTGAATTACTAG